One Thermodesulfobacteriota bacterium genomic region harbors:
- a CDS encoding alkaline phosphatase PhoX — MKTNDKQLSRRSFLRNSAVVAGGVVLGASTLQMITAHSTWAKKQGKGGRGNSPQAIGYGPLTPVRDQDGDEILALPHGFHYVTFGKIGEIMSDGNLTPRNHDGMAAFPGPHGTVRLIRNHEVRNAPNDPNGAVGGPGDTRYDPLGVGGTVTIDYDPRRRRVVRDFVSLNGTIVNCAGGYSFGDIGWITCEETTQGPNNGWMKKHGYCFLVPASAEETVLAVPIIPMGRFSHEACVADPSTGIVYLTEDAGSGIGSGFYRYLPNDPFDLLAGGVLQILMVKNLPQYDTREGQTEGQVLPVEWVTIPDPNPDLENGEASVFDQGFGQGGAKFNRLEGIFRGEGDSVFFAATSGGDAKNGDVNSDGFEEGYGQIWQYRPTPGGGELMLVFESTAQSVLDSPDNLCVTPRGGLIMCEDDAGSNDGDTHPLAPGITDVNRLVGLTPEGVPFEFAVNRLNDSEFAGACFSPDGKVLFVNIFGDGTPGSGMTCAITGPWGRGPL; from the coding sequence ATGAAAACAAATGATAAGCAGTTAAGTAGACGGAGTTTCCTCAGGAACTCTGCAGTCGTCGCCGGAGGCGTTGTACTGGGCGCTTCAACACTACAGATGATAACGGCTCACTCTACATGGGCTAAAAAACAAGGTAAGGGTGGTCGTGGAAATAGCCCCCAGGCCATAGGCTATGGACCTCTCACGCCGGTACGTGACCAGGACGGAGATGAAATCCTGGCCCTTCCGCATGGATTTCATTATGTAACATTCGGCAAAATCGGTGAGATTATGTCTGACGGAAACCTTACTCCACGAAATCATGACGGCATGGCCGCTTTCCCCGGCCCGCACGGCACGGTGCGCCTAATCCGGAACCACGAGGTAAGGAATGCTCCTAATGACCCCAACGGCGCAGTAGGAGGCCCGGGTGATACTAGGTACGATCCTCTGGGGGTAGGTGGTACGGTTACCATCGATTACGACCCTCGCCGGCGCCGGGTGGTAAGGGATTTTGTAAGCCTTAACGGCACAATTGTGAACTGCGCCGGCGGTTATTCCTTTGGCGACATCGGCTGGATCACCTGCGAGGAGACGACACAGGGACCTAATAACGGGTGGATGAAAAAGCATGGATATTGCTTTCTTGTTCCAGCCTCAGCGGAGGAGACCGTCCTAGCCGTGCCTATTATTCCAATGGGCCGCTTTTCTCACGAAGCCTGCGTAGCTGATCCTTCAACGGGTATTGTTTACCTCACCGAGGATGCAGGTTCTGGGATCGGCAGCGGGTTCTATCGCTACCTGCCCAATGATCCCTTCGACCTCCTTGCCGGTGGAGTCCTTCAGATATTGATGGTAAAGAATCTTCCACAGTATGACACCCGCGAGGGACAAACCGAGGGTCAAGTTCTTCCCGTCGAATGGGTGACCATACCTGATCCTAACCCTGACCTGGAAAACGGCGAAGCGAGCGTGTTTGACCAGGGTTTTGGCCAGGGCGGTGCTAAGTTTAACCGGCTTGAGGGGATTTTCAGGGGGGAGGGGGATTCTGTATTCTTTGCGGCCACGAGCGGCGGGGATGCCAAAAACGGAGATGTAAACTCGGACGGTTTTGAAGAGGGTTACGGACAGATTTGGCAGTATAGGCCTACTCCAGGGGGCGGAGAGTTGATGCTGGTTTTTGAGTCGACTGCTCAGAGTGTTTTGGACTCCCCGGATAACCTTTGTGTCACTCCGAGAGGAGGACTGATCATGTGCGAGGACGACGCCGGGTCAAACGACGGGGATACGCATCCACTGGCTCCTGGTATTACCGACGTGAACAGGCTCGTAGGCCTCACCCCGGAGGGAGTACCCTTTGAGTTTGCAGTCAACCGTCTCAATGACTCCGAGTTTGCCGGTGCATGCTTCAGCCCAGACGGCAAGGTTCTATTCGTGAATATCTTTGGCGACGGCACTCCGGGGAGTGGGATGACCTGTGCTATTACCGGACCGTGGGGCCGCGGCCCGCTATGA
- the nth gene encoding endonuclease III, protein MAKVKDIHTPKDIEARKRKAARVVKELKKLLPHAKIALNYSNNWELLVAVMLSAQCTDKKVNEVTRELFKKYRTLDDYVNADPGEFEKDIKPTGFYRQKTKNVLACARIIKEKFGGQVPGTMEELLTLPGVARKTANIVLGNAYGVVEGIAVDTHVKRLSRLLGLTGETDPDKIERDLMNILPKEEWFDFTYRLIDYGRKYCPARPHNHAACPLSKIDD, encoded by the coding sequence ATGGCAAAGGTTAAAGACATACATACCCCCAAAGACATTGAGGCACGTAAAAGGAAGGCTGCCAGGGTTGTCAAAGAGCTAAAAAAACTCCTCCCCCACGCCAAGATCGCCCTCAATTATTCTAACAACTGGGAGCTTCTGGTGGCGGTGATGCTTTCCGCCCAGTGCACCGATAAGAAAGTCAACGAGGTAACCCGGGAGCTATTCAAAAAATACCGCACACTGGACGATTACGTGAACGCAGACCCCGGTGAATTCGAGAAGGATATTAAACCCACCGGTTTTTACCGGCAGAAAACCAAAAACGTTCTTGCCTGCGCCCGGATAATCAAAGAAAAATTCGGAGGGCAGGTACCTGGCACCATGGAGGAACTACTAACGCTTCCCGGTGTGGCCCGTAAGACCGCAAACATAGTCCTGGGAAACGCCTACGGCGTTGTCGAGGGAATTGCCGTGGATACCCATGTTAAGCGCCTTTCCAGGTTGCTTGGCCTTACCGGTGAGACCGACCCGGATAAAATCGAGAGAGACCTGATGAATATCCTTCCCAAAGAAGAGTGGTTTGATTTCACCTACAGGCTTATCGACTACGGCCGAAAATACTGTCCGGCAAGGCCTCACAACCACGCCGCCTGCCCACTTAGTAAAATAGATGATTAA
- a CDS encoding DUF3943 domain-containing protein yields the protein MTRRTTIITLAFFTILSALEEAKANDWAIRDIYGDTPPIFIPDTDSIDLTLKKESRSLGRKNKEKSIGSNLGEFTRDSFIGYGIVWAGRTYIAPKNAQVVITDFLPKYLRNLTGWQDFNGARSRKSLLSPPLLDGDSFETNFIKHPVAGMSFYFYYRALGYDRTSSALGCFLQSTLFEYTIEGWQQSPSLNDLILTPALGIPVAILLEEISDWLAERDNQVLRALSYVVNPTRILAPEGEVTWQNFRGVAFRFNLHD from the coding sequence ATGACTCGACGTACCACAATTATCACACTAGCCTTTTTTACCATCCTGAGCGCCCTCGAGGAGGCAAAGGCCAATGACTGGGCCATCCGGGACATCTACGGCGATACGCCTCCCATTTTTATACCGGATACGGATTCCATAGACCTGACATTGAAGAAGGAGTCACGCTCGCTGGGTCGTAAGAACAAGGAAAAATCTATAGGGTCAAATCTGGGTGAATTTACCAGAGATTCGTTCATTGGCTACGGAATCGTCTGGGCGGGGAGGACATACATCGCTCCAAAGAATGCCCAGGTTGTTATAACCGACTTCCTACCTAAATATTTAAGAAACCTGACCGGCTGGCAGGACTTCAACGGCGCCCGGTCGAGAAAATCTCTCTTGAGCCCTCCCCTTCTCGATGGTGACAGTTTCGAGACCAATTTCATAAAGCATCCCGTTGCCGGAATGTCCTTTTATTTCTACTACCGGGCGCTTGGATACGACAGGACCTCTTCGGCCCTAGGTTGTTTCCTACAGAGCACACTCTTTGAATACACCATAGAGGGATGGCAGCAGTCGCCCTCGCTTAACGACCTGATACTCACCCCCGCTCTGGGGATCCCGGTGGCTATTCTTCTCGAAGAGATTTCCGACTGGCTGGCGGAGAGGGACAATCAGGTCTTAAGGGCGCTGAGCTATGTAGTAAACCCGACAAGAATACTGGCGCCGGAGGGCGAGGTGACCTGGCAGAACTTCCGGGGCGTAGCGTTCAGGTTCAATTTGCATGATTGA